The genomic window CTCGGAGTTCATCGGCCTGGGCAAGGTGATGTATGTCCTCGGCGTCCAGCATGGCGGCCATGCCCATGTCTGAGGCGGACCGCCTGTTCTCCATCCTCAGTCGACGGGAGAGCCCGGCATGAGCGCAGTGAGGGAGCTCGACACCCCGGCCGTGACCATTCGCCTCGACATCATGGAAGACAATATCCGGCGGGTGCAGGCCCATCTCGCCAAACACGGCATCGGCAATCGCCCCCACATCAAGACCCACAAGATCCCCGCCATCGGGAAGCTGCAGATGCAGGCGGGCGCCATGGGGATCACGTGCCAGAAGATCGGGGAGGTCGAGGTCTTCGTGGACGCGGGAGTGGCCGACGACGTCCTGCTCACCTTCAATATCCTGGGCCACGCCAAGACGGAGCGGCTCATGGCGCTGTGCCGACGGGCGCCGGGACTGACGGTGGTGCTCGACAACGAAGTGGTGGCGCGGGAGCTCAGCGAGGCGGGGGCGCGCCACGGCGTCGATGTGCGGTTCCTCGTCGAGTGCGATACCGGGTTCGGGCGCACCGGCGTGCAGACGCCCGAGGCCGCCTTCGATCTGGCGCGGGAGGCGGCCCGGCTGCCCAGGATGCACTTCCGCGGTCTCATGACCTTTCCCAATCGCGAGCCCACCACGCGGGAATTCTTCGCGCGCGCCCTGGGGCTCTTCAAAGGCGCGGGGGTGCCCGTGCCGGTGGTCTCGGGCGGGGGAACGCCCACGCTCTTCACCGCGCAGAATATCCCGGCGCTGACCGAGCATCGCGCCGGCACCTGCGTCTTCAACGACGTCATGGTGGTCTCGTCCGGCACCGCGACCTGGGACAACTGCGCCATGCGGGTGCGCGCCACCGTGGTCAGCCGGCCCACCGACGGCCGCGCCATCCTGGATTGCGGGACCAAGGTGCTGACCTCTGACCAGTACGGGCAGAAAGGCTTCGGCCACATCCTGGAATACCCCGAGGCCGTGGTGGGCAATCTCTCCGAGGAGCACGGCATCGTGGACCTCTCGGCCTGCGCGGACCGGCCGAAGGTGGGCGAGATCGTCCACGTGGTGCCCAACCACTGCTGCGTGGTCAGCAACATGGTGGACGAGCTCTACGGCGTCCGCGGCGAGACGGTCGAAGTCGTCTGGCCCGTGGCTGCCCGCGGCCGCGTGCGCTAGAGACCTCGGGTGCCCGCGCGCGGGGCCGATGTGGTCGTCGAGGCGCTCGTGGCCGCCGGCGTGCGTCAGCTCTTCTCGCTCTCCGGCAATCAGATCCTGTCCATCTACGACGCCACCGTCGGCTCGGGGATCCGCATCATCCACACACGCCACGAGGCGGCGGCCGTGCACATGGCCGATGCCTGGGGTCGGCTCACCGAAGAGCCGGGCGTGGCGCTCGTCACCGCCGGGCCCGGACACCTGAATGCCCTGTCCGCGCTCTATGGCGCGCTCATGTCCGAATCCCCCGTGGTGCTCCTGAGCGGGGCCTCGCCGCTCAGCCAGGCGGGCCGCGGGGCCTTTCAGGAGATGGACCAGGCGGCGGCGGCCGCGCCCGTCGCCAAGGCCTCCTGGATGGCGAGCAAGGCAGAGCGGCTCGGAGAAGATATCGCCATTGCCCTCGATCTCGCCCGGAATGGTCGGCCAGGGCCCGTGCACGTCAGCCTGCCCGGGGATCTCCTGGAGTCCGAGGTAGGCGGAAGTCAGGAGCGGCTTCCCGACATACATCGCCCTTCCATGCCGGCTGCGGACGCTGATGTGCGGCGCCTCCTCGAGCTCCTCGAAGCCTCGCGGCATCCGCTCATCCTGACCGGCTCGGCCATGTCACGTCCGGCACGCGCCCGGAGTGTCGAGCGCCTCTGCGCCGCCACGGGGATCCCGGCTCTGGCCATAGAGAGCCCGCGCGGAGTGAATGACCCGTGGCTTCACATGGCCGCGACCTATCTGGGCCAGGCGGATTTCGTCCTGCTCCTAGGCAAGCGGCTCGACTTCGCCGTGCGCTTCGGCGCGCCGGCCGCCTTCTCTCCCTCCTGTCGCTTCGTGCAGGCGGACTGGGACGCCGAGGCGCTCGACAGCAGCGGCCGCGTCACCCTGGGGATGGTGACCGACCCCGCCCTGCTCGCGGAGAGACTGGCCGAGGCCTTTGGGTCCCTGGGGTCAGGACGAACGAACGGGCGCTGGCACGCGTGGGGCGAGCTGGTCGCGGCAGCGCGGCGGCTCGTGCCTGACGAGTGGCATGCGCTCCGTCGCAAGCCCGGCTCGCCCATTCATCCGCTCCGCGTGGGCGCGGCGCTCCAGCCATGGCTCGATGGCGGCGCCATCCTGGTCGCCGACGGCGGCGAGTTCGGCCAGTGGATACAGGCGGGCTGCGAGGCCGGGACCCGGCTCATCAATGGCCCCGCGGGCTCGATCGGCAGCGCCTTGCCCATGGCTCTCGGCGCCCGCCTCGCCCACCCGGAGCGCACGGTGATCGCGGCCCTCGGCGACGGCACCTTCGGCTTTCACGGCTTCGAGCTCGACACGGCCCTCCGCTGCGGTTTGCCCGCGGTCGCCGTCGTGGGCAATGACGCGCGCTGGAATGCCGAGCACCAGCTGCAGCGGCAGCAATATGGCGCGGACCGCGCGGTGGGCTGTGAGCTCCTGCCCTCGCGCTACGACCAGCTGGCCGCCGCCCTGGGCGGGCATGGAGAATACGTCGAGCGTGCGGAGGAGCTGGAGCCGGCGATCGAGCGCGCGGTCCGCTCCGGCCTCCCCGCCTGCGTCAACGTGGTGATCGAGGGGCTCGCCGCGCCGACCTACCATAGAGCAAACCCTGCCCACTGAAATCAGGGCACGTCAGGAGCCCCCAGCGAGTTTTCCCGCGAGGAGGGTCAGGTCGTTGGGGCCGACGTCGGAGACGAGAGCGTAGCCGAGCTCGCCGTCCCGCCACAGCAGGACGTTGAAGCCTCGTGCCGAGGTGCGGTAGACCTCCAGCCGGCCGAGGCGCTCGAGACCGCGACGCGGCCAGGGCAGGCCCTCGGCCTTGACGACGAAGACGGACACGGTGTGGAGCCGCCGGCCATAGACGAGCGTCGCGGCCTGGCGATCGAGGAAATAGCCCACGGCCCCGCCCCGCAAGGGAAAGTCCGCATCGCCGGGAAAGCGCGCGCCGGGAGCGAAGTCGAGCCGGCCGGAGAACCAGGGGATGACCTGATGGATGCCGCTGCTCTCGATCTCGAGCGGCCGCTGGCTCTGGAGCAGGCGGATATGATCGTTGACGGCCTCGGTGACCATCGCGGTCCGTCCGGCCTCTGGCGGCGCGAGCACGCGCTCCCAGGCCAGCGGCGCCAGGGCCAACAGGACCACGGCGGCGGCCACCACGGGCATCCATCTCTTCAGCCCCGGCCGCCGCGTCGCGGGGGATGAGACCTCGCCGGGCCAATGAGCGGCGAGCCGGCGCTTCAACGCGAGGGGCGCCGAATACTGCGGCAGCTTGCGCTCGAGGGCGAGGGTCAGTTCATGCTCCAGGCGATCCTCGTGGGCGCAGCCTGGACAGCCGTCGAGGTGGGCCCGCACCTGGCCATGGGCCTCTGAGCCAAGCCGCCCCTGCTGATAGTCGAGGAGCACTTCGCGGACATCGCCGCAGTCCATGCGCCTCAGGTCTCCCAGTCCCGCAGGGCCTGGCGGAGGGCGGCGCGCGCGCGCGACAGCCGTGACTTGACCGTGCCCACCGCGCAGCCCAGCACCTGCGCGGTCTCCGCTTCCGTCAGCCCTTCCAGGTCGAGCAGGATCACCGTGCGCCCGTCCTCCGAGAGCCCCATGAGCGCGCGCTCGATGTCCTCGGCGGCTGCTTTCCGCAGGCGATCGAGCTCGATGCTCTCCCTCTGGCGCCCGATGTCCGCCGCGGGGGGCAGTGACGGGCTGACCGTGTCGAGCCCGCCCGTGACAGGATTGTGACGCTCGCGTCGATAGTGGCTCACGAACGTGTTGCGCAGGATGCGGAAGAGCCAGGCCTTGAGATTGGTCCCGGGCGTGAACTGCGCGGCGGCATTGAGCGCCCGCGTATAAGTTTCCTGGACGAGATCCTCGGCATCACTCTCGTTCCTCGTGAGATAGCGCGCCAGATTGTAAAGGCCATCCGCATAGGCGAGGGCCTCCCGGCCCATGGCCCCCGGCTGCTCTCCATCGCTTCGG from Candidatus Methylomirabilota bacterium includes these protein-coding regions:
- a CDS encoding thiamine pyrophosphate-binding protein; amino-acid sequence: MPARGADVVVEALVAAGVRQLFSLSGNQILSIYDATVGSGIRIIHTRHEAAAVHMADAWGRLTEEPGVALVTAGPGHLNALSALYGALMSESPVVLLSGASPLSQAGRGAFQEMDQAAAAAPVAKASWMASKAERLGEDIAIALDLARNGRPGPVHVSLPGDLLESEVGGSQERLPDIHRPSMPAADADVRRLLELLEASRHPLILTGSAMSRPARARSVERLCAATGIPALAIESPRGVNDPWLHMAATYLGQADFVLLLGKRLDFAVRFGAPAAFSPSCRFVQADWDAEALDSSGRVTLGMVTDPALLAERLAEAFGSLGSGRTNGRWHAWGELVAAARRLVPDEWHALRRKPGSPIHPLRVGAALQPWLDGGAILVADGGEFGQWIQAGCEAGTRLINGPAGSIGSALPMALGARLAHPERTVIAALGDGTFGFHGFELDTALRCGLPAVAVVGNDARWNAEHQLQRQQYGADRAVGCELLPSRYDQLAAALGGHGEYVERAEELEPAIERAVRSGLPACVNVVIEGLAAPTYHRANPAH
- a CDS encoding sigma-70 family RNA polymerase sigma factor — protein: RSDGEQPGAMGREALAYADGLYNLARYLTRNESDAEDLVQETYTRALNAAAQFTPGTNLKAWLFRILRNTFVSHYRRERHNPVTGGLDTVSPSLPPAADIGRQRESIELDRLRKAAAEDIERALMGLSEDGRTVILLDLEGLTEAETAQVLGCAVGTVKSRLSRARAALRQALRDWET
- a CDS encoding alanine racemase; translated protein: MSAVRELDTPAVTIRLDIMEDNIRRVQAHLAKHGIGNRPHIKTHKIPAIGKLQMQAGAMGITCQKIGEVEVFVDAGVADDVLLTFNILGHAKTERLMALCRRAPGLTVVLDNEVVARELSEAGARHGVDVRFLVECDTGFGRTGVQTPEAAFDLAREAARLPRMHFRGLMTFPNREPTTREFFARALGLFKGAGVPVPVVSGGGTPTLFTAQNIPALTEHRAGTCVFNDVMVVSSGTATWDNCAMRVRATVVSRPTDGRAILDCGTKVLTSDQYGQKGFGHILEYPEAVVGNLSEEHGIVDLSACADRPKVGEIVHVVPNHCCVVSNMVDELYGVRGETVEVVWPVAARGRVR
- a CDS encoding zf-HC2 domain-containing protein, whose product is MDCGDVREVLLDYQQGRLGSEAHGQVRAHLDGCPGCAHEDRLEHELTLALERKLPQYSAPLALKRRLAAHWPGEVSSPATRRPGLKRWMPVVAAAVVLLALAPLAWERVLAPPEAGRTAMVTEAVNDHIRLLQSQRPLEIESSGIHQVIPWFSGRLDFAPGARFPGDADFPLRGGAVGYFLDRQAATLVYGRRLHTVSVFVVKAEGLPWPRRGLERLGRLEVYRTSARGFNVLLWRDGELGYALVSDVGPNDLTLLAGKLAGGS